In the genome of Flaviflexus ciconiae, one region contains:
- a CDS encoding alpha/beta fold hydrolase, whose product MTYLSYRMTGSGTPLLLLHAMPLDSTMYDEVCGHLDTVLTVDAPGFGKSPSGSEIDSKFGATAPSLDTMAEAVIADLEEMGIDRVFLGGLSMGGAVAVSILEKAPDLVAGLVLMDTNIGADAPEAGEKRLEAANKADDGDVSSVYVMADTMTSPVTKEARPEVYADISRRLHEVQGPSLAWMQRAMAARPDRRHLIDTLDIPLLLIRGEDDASCTAEMMEGLAGRYQGSATVATITSAGHFTALETPGELAGLLSEFVSGK is encoded by the coding sequence ATGACCTACCTCTCTTATCGGATGACGGGGAGCGGAACGCCGCTCCTTCTCCTTCATGCCATGCCCCTGGATTCGACCATGTATGACGAGGTGTGCGGTCACCTCGATACGGTTCTGACAGTCGATGCGCCGGGCTTTGGAAAGTCCCCATCCGGCTCAGAAATCGATAGCAAGTTCGGCGCAACGGCACCGAGCCTGGACACGATGGCGGAGGCGGTTATTGCCGACCTGGAAGAGATGGGTATCGACAGAGTCTTCCTCGGCGGCCTCTCCATGGGTGGTGCGGTCGCCGTCAGCATCCTTGAGAAGGCCCCGGATCTCGTTGCTGGCCTGGTCCTTATGGATACCAATATTGGTGCGGACGCTCCCGAGGCCGGAGAGAAGCGTCTGGAAGCCGCCAACAAGGCCGACGATGGGGATGTGTCGAGCGTGTACGTCATGGCGGACACGATGACCTCTCCCGTCACCAAGGAAGCCCGCCCAGAAGTCTATGCCGATATTTCTCGCAGGCTCCACGAGGTTCAGGGACCGTCGCTGGCCTGGATGCAGAGGGCAATGGCGGCACGCCCCGACCGGCGGCACCTGATCGACACTCTCGACATCCCGCTGCTGCTCATCCGTGGCGAGGACGATGCCTCCTGCACGGCGGAGATGATGGAGGGGCTTGCTGGCAGATATCAGGGCTCGGCAACTGTCGCGACCATCACCAGCGCCGGACACTTCACGGCGCTCGAGACGCCCGGTGAACTTGCCGGACTGCTGTCGGAGTTCGTCTCGGGTAAATGA
- the atpE gene encoding ATP synthase F0 subunit C — MDTVVGNIATIGYGLAATGPAIGIGMLVAKTQEASARQPEIKSFLRVNMFLGMAFVEALGLIGFAAGFVF; from the coding sequence ATGGATACAGTCGTCGGTAACATCGCGACCATCGGTTACGGCCTCGCTGCAACCGGCCCTGCAATCGGCATCGGCATGCTCGTCGCCAAGACGCAGGAAGCTTCTGCTCGTCAGCCCGAGATCAAGTCGTTCCTCCGCGTCAACATGTTCCTCGGCATGGCGTTCGTTGAGGCCCTCGGCCTGATCGGCTTCGCCGCTGGGTTCGTATTCTGA
- the atpB gene encoding F0F1 ATP synthase subunit A: MDEFFPEPYLFAGTPFAINRIIMARLIAVAVLAIICILYAKRAKLVPGRAQAAFEYILDFIRKSIGYEVLGEEKAGKYLPALATMFLGILFMNITGVIPGLHIASTSLIGMPIIFALFAYIMFIAAGIKVHGVGGYFKSQLMPAGVPWPVYILMTPIEFLSNFIVRPATLVIRLLANMVAGHLLLVLCFAATHALYFSMGGLTGILAGSVTLLGGIGVVVFEILVAGLQAYIFALLAAVYISLSIEEH, translated from the coding sequence ATGGACGAGTTTTTCCCGGAGCCCTACCTCTTTGCTGGGACTCCGTTCGCGATTAACCGCATCATCATGGCGCGCCTTATTGCCGTCGCCGTTCTTGCGATTATCTGCATCCTGTACGCCAAGCGTGCAAAGCTCGTCCCGGGCCGTGCCCAGGCCGCCTTCGAATATATCCTCGACTTCATCCGCAAGTCGATCGGTTACGAAGTCCTCGGTGAGGAGAAGGCGGGCAAGTACCTGCCTGCTCTCGCCACGATGTTCCTCGGCATTCTGTTCATGAACATCACGGGTGTCATCCCAGGCCTGCACATCGCCTCGACATCGCTGATCGGTATGCCGATCATCTTTGCCCTGTTCGCCTACATCATGTTTATCGCGGCAGGTATCAAGGTTCATGGCGTCGGTGGCTACTTCAAGAGCCAGCTCATGCCCGCGGGAGTCCCGTGGCCGGTCTACATTCTGATGACCCCGATCGAGTTCCTCTCGAACTTCATCGTCCGCCCGGCAACTCTCGTTATTCGTCTTCTCGCCAATATGGTGGCGGGTCACCTCCTGCTCGTGCTCTGCTTCGCGGCAACGCACGCGCTGTACTTCTCGATGGGCGGCCTGACCGGCATCCTCGCCGGCTCCGTTACCCTGCTGGGTGGCATCGGTGTCGTCGTCTTCGAGATCCTCGTCGCAGGCCTCCAGGCCTACATCTTCGCTCTTCTCGCGGCAGTGTACATCTCGCTGTCGATTGAAGAGCACTGA
- a CDS encoding MraY family glycosyltransferase encodes MRVYLLVMLIAAAVTYLMVPVVRRVALATGAITQVRDRDVHTVPIPRLGGLAMLIGLAAAFAVASRIPYLSQEFAAGSAAWGILLGAALMCLVGIIDDIWELDWYAKLAGEILAAGVMAWQGVQFVSVPVWGLTVGSTRLTLFLTIIVVVIVANAINFIDGLDGLAAGVVGIGSAAFFIYTYMLTRESSPGDYSSVAVVVVAALVGICIGFLPHNYNPATIFMGDSGALMLGLVCAAAGIVVTGQIDPGIATSRTIPAFMPIILPIGVLLIPLLDFMFAVMRRLIRGQSPFAADAGHLHHRLLRAGNSHRGAVQVIYVWSALFSFIAVGLAFMDPVLVTSLAVIGLLVAIGYTRWEMKGGLGKS; translated from the coding sequence GTGAGAGTTTACCTCCTCGTCATGCTTATCGCGGCGGCGGTCACCTACCTCATGGTGCCCGTCGTCCGCCGTGTGGCACTGGCGACGGGGGCTATCACGCAGGTGCGTGACCGGGATGTTCACACGGTCCCAATCCCGCGCCTAGGTGGGCTCGCCATGCTCATTGGTTTGGCGGCAGCGTTCGCAGTAGCGAGCCGGATTCCCTATCTCAGCCAAGAGTTTGCCGCCGGTTCGGCGGCCTGGGGGATCCTTCTCGGTGCGGCACTCATGTGCCTGGTTGGCATTATTGACGACATCTGGGAGCTCGACTGGTACGCGAAGCTTGCCGGTGAGATCCTCGCCGCGGGTGTCATGGCGTGGCAGGGCGTCCAGTTCGTGTCCGTCCCCGTGTGGGGACTGACCGTGGGATCGACCCGGCTCACCCTGTTCCTCACGATCATCGTTGTCGTTATCGTCGCGAACGCCATCAACTTCATTGACGGCCTCGACGGTCTGGCGGCGGGCGTTGTCGGAATTGGTTCGGCCGCTTTCTTCATCTACACATACATGCTCACCAGGGAGTCATCCCCGGGAGACTACTCGTCGGTCGCCGTCGTGGTTGTCGCTGCGCTGGTCGGTATCTGTATTGGTTTCCTGCCGCACAACTACAATCCGGCAACGATCTTCATGGGTGACTCCGGTGCTCTCATGCTCGGCCTCGTGTGCGCCGCTGCCGGCATTGTCGTCACGGGACAGATCGATCCCGGCATTGCGACCAGCCGAACAATCCCGGCTTTCATGCCGATTATTCTGCCCATCGGGGTACTCCTCATACCCCTCTTAGATTTTATGTTCGCCGTGATGCGGAGGCTTATCCGAGGCCAGTCCCCGTTCGCCGCCGATGCTGGGCACCTCCACCACAGGCTCCTGAGAGCCGGCAACTCCCACCGTGGAGCCGTGCAGGTCATTTACGTGTGGTCCGCGCTGTTCTCCTTCATTGCGGTCGGTCTTGCCTTCATGGATCCCGTTCTCGTTACCTCCCTGGCGGTCATTGGCCTTCTCGTGGCCATTGGTTACACGAGGTGGGAAATGAAAGGCGGGCTCGGTAAGTCATGA
- a CDS encoding DUF2550 family protein, protein MLVALLFVAGAFVLWAMLRTRALFNRVGSFPCSVSEPGSNEWKAGVAVFGAEYLTWYKTGSITRRPSLSFSRHRLSIVDYHQRNEAAGTAVVHFECNGEDWLWAMTNSSVAGVVGWMDGASPVEEPTGM, encoded by the coding sequence GTGCTTGTCGCACTACTCTTTGTCGCCGGGGCATTTGTGTTGTGGGCGATGCTCCGCACCCGCGCCCTCTTCAACCGCGTCGGCTCATTCCCCTGCTCGGTCAGTGAGCCTGGCTCAAACGAGTGGAAGGCAGGTGTTGCGGTCTTCGGAGCGGAGTACCTCACCTGGTACAAGACCGGCTCTATCACCCGCAGGCCCTCCCTTTCCTTCTCGCGGCACCGCCTCAGCATTGTCGACTACCACCAGCGCAACGAAGCAGCAGGAACGGCGGTCGTGCACTTTGAGTGCAACGGTGAGGACTGGCTGTGGGCCATGACAAACAGCTCAGTTGCTGGTGTTGTGGGATGGATGGACGGAGCGAGCCCGGTCGAGGAACCCACGGGTATGTAG
- a CDS encoding F0F1 ATP synthase subunit delta: MRLASEEALERVLRSWEGVVANRPSDAIGWAGEIFAAGRVLDTSSALLRSITDPSRLPQARADLVHHVFDGKVSAEIVELLAGLARERFSVAEDYRGAVTASGVETLLMSAQFQNRLDTVEEELYRATGVLKAERELRRALEDSTSELERRHGLVTQIFGDWAPETVALVKFAVSRNESVVPQLQHWVGSAGRRSQHLVAIVTAAQPLDADQEERLTRILSQRYGKPVEIHVGVDPAIVGGLRIVIGSDVIDGSLAARINNVKSVFTD, encoded by the coding sequence ATGAGACTGGCCAGCGAGGAGGCACTCGAGCGGGTTCTCCGCTCGTGGGAGGGCGTCGTCGCCAACCGACCGTCCGATGCGATCGGCTGGGCTGGCGAGATCTTCGCAGCCGGACGCGTCCTCGACACGTCATCGGCACTCCTCCGTTCCATCACCGACCCGTCGCGCCTTCCGCAGGCACGGGCCGACCTCGTCCATCACGTATTCGACGGCAAGGTCTCCGCGGAGATCGTCGAACTCCTGGCGGGACTGGCGCGCGAGCGCTTCTCCGTCGCGGAAGACTACCGGGGGGCCGTCACGGCATCCGGTGTCGAGACTCTCCTCATGTCGGCGCAGTTCCAGAACCGCCTCGACACGGTCGAGGAAGAGCTCTACCGGGCAACCGGTGTTCTCAAGGCGGAACGCGAACTGCGTCGGGCCCTGGAGGACTCCACGTCCGAGCTCGAACGCCGTCACGGACTCGTCACGCAGATCTTCGGCGACTGGGCTCCCGAAACCGTTGCACTCGTGAAGTTCGCGGTTTCTCGCAACGAGTCGGTTGTCCCGCAGCTGCAGCACTGGGTCGGTTCCGCCGGCCGCAGGAGCCAGCATCTCGTCGCGATTGTGACGGCAGCGCAGCCCCTGGACGCGGACCAGGAGGAGCGCCTCACGCGGATCCTCTCCCAGCGCTACGGGAAGCCCGTCGAGATCCACGTCGGAGTTGATCCCGCCATTGTTGGTGGCCTCCGCATCGTCATCGGCTCGGACGTCATCGACGGCTCGCTTGCCGCCCGAATCAACAACGTGAAGTCCGTTTTCACGGACTGA
- a CDS encoding F0F1 ATP synthase subunit epsilon, whose product MKVDIVARSGDGWQGEASSVVVPAFEGELGILDGREPLLAVLRPGTVWVESGSGEKTFEVPQGFVVVDSNVVTIVVDDSGEGELHLEELDD is encoded by the coding sequence ATGAAGGTCGACATCGTCGCACGCTCCGGCGACGGCTGGCAGGGAGAGGCGAGCTCTGTCGTCGTCCCGGCCTTTGAGGGCGAGCTCGGCATCCTTGACGGACGCGAGCCTCTTCTTGCTGTCCTCCGACCCGGCACAGTATGGGTAGAATCGGGCTCAGGAGAGAAAACCTTCGAAGTTCCCCAGGGATTCGTCGTCGTTGACTCGAACGTCGTGACCATCGTTGTCGATGATTCGGGCGAAGGCGAACTTCACCTTGAGGAGCTCGACGACTAG
- the atpA gene encoding F0F1 ATP synthase subunit alpha, producing the protein MAELTIQPEDIRAALDSFVNNYEPGEAATEEVGHVTMTADGIARVEGLPGAMANELLRFQDGTEGLAMNLEEREIGCVVLGDFSGIEEGQEVRRTGEVLSVPVGDGYLGRVVDPLGQPLDGQGEITDIAGRRALELQAPGVMARKSVHEPLQTGLKAIDAMIPIGRGQRQLIIGDRQTGKTALAIDTILNQKENWESGDPNKQVRCIYVAVGQKGSTIASVRGTLERAGALEYTTIVASPASDPAGFKYLAPYTGSAIGQHWMYEGKHVLIIFDDLSKQAEAYRSVSLLLRRPPGREAYPGDVFYLHSRLLERCAKLSDDLGGGSMTGLPIIETKANDVSAYIPTNVISITDGQIFLQSDLFNSNQRPAVDVGISVSRVGGDAQIKAMKKVSGTLKITLAQYRAQEAFAMFASDLDATTRRQLTRGERLMEILKQPQYTPYAIEDQVASVWAGTNGYLDPIPVEAIHEFEAGMLDYLRHNTTALSAIRDTGKLEDDTVNELRRGIEEFQKDFMAAKDVVTEEASEPEAEEDAEKIVRSKRG; encoded by the coding sequence ATGGCTGAGCTGACAATCCAGCCCGAGGACATCCGGGCAGCGCTCGACAGTTTCGTTAATAATTACGAACCTGGCGAAGCGGCCACGGAAGAAGTCGGTCACGTCACCATGACCGCTGACGGGATTGCCCGCGTCGAAGGCCTTCCCGGCGCCATGGCGAACGAACTTCTCCGTTTCCAGGATGGCACCGAGGGCCTGGCCATGAACCTCGAGGAACGCGAAATTGGTTGCGTTGTCCTCGGCGACTTCTCCGGCATCGAAGAGGGCCAGGAGGTCCGCCGCACCGGAGAGGTTCTCTCCGTCCCCGTTGGTGACGGCTACCTGGGCCGCGTCGTTGACCCCCTGGGTCAGCCGCTCGACGGTCAGGGAGAAATCACCGACATTGCTGGCCGCCGTGCGCTCGAGCTCCAGGCTCCCGGCGTTATGGCGAGGAAGTCGGTTCACGAGCCGCTCCAGACCGGCCTCAAGGCAATCGACGCGATGATCCCGATCGGGCGAGGACAGCGCCAGCTGATCATCGGTGACCGCCAGACCGGTAAGACGGCCCTCGCGATCGACACGATCCTCAACCAGAAGGAGAACTGGGAGTCGGGCGACCCGAACAAGCAGGTTCGCTGCATCTACGTTGCCGTTGGCCAAAAGGGGTCGACCATCGCTTCCGTGCGCGGCACCCTGGAGCGTGCAGGCGCCCTCGAGTACACGACGATCGTTGCTTCCCCGGCTTCCGACCCCGCAGGCTTCAAGTACCTTGCCCCCTACACCGGCTCGGCCATCGGCCAGCACTGGATGTACGAAGGCAAGCACGTCCTCATCATCTTTGATGACCTGTCGAAGCAGGCCGAGGCTTACCGTTCCGTTTCGCTTCTGCTCCGCCGCCCGCCGGGCCGCGAGGCTTACCCCGGCGACGTCTTCTACCTGCACTCGCGTCTCCTCGAGAGGTGCGCAAAGCTCTCGGATGATCTTGGCGGCGGTTCGATGACGGGTCTGCCGATCATCGAGACGAAGGCGAACGACGTGTCGGCATACATTCCGACGAACGTTATTTCCATTACCGACGGCCAGATCTTCCTCCAGTCGGACCTGTTCAACTCGAACCAGCGTCCTGCCGTTGACGTCGGTATTTCCGTGTCCCGCGTTGGTGGCGATGCCCAGATTAAGGCCATGAAGAAGGTCTCGGGCACGCTCAAGATCACGCTCGCTCAGTACCGCGCCCAGGAAGCGTTCGCGATGTTCGCGTCCGACCTGGATGCGACGACTCGCCGTCAGCTGACCCGCGGTGAGCGCCTCATGGAAATCCTCAAGCAACCCCAGTACACCCCCTATGCGATCGAGGATCAGGTTGCCTCGGTGTGGGCGGGTACGAACGGCTACCTTGACCCGATCCCGGTTGAGGCGATCCACGAGTTCGAAGCTGGCATGCTCGACTACCTCCGTCACAACACGACCGCACTGTCGGCGATCCGCGACACCGGCAAGCTGGAAGACGACACCGTCAACGAGCTGCGCCGCGGTATCGAGGAGTTCCAGAAGGACTTCATGGCAGCCAAGGATGTTGTGACCGAAGAGGCTTCCGAGCCCGAGGCTGAGGAAGACGCCGAGAAGATCGTCCGCTCGAAGAGGGGCTGA
- a CDS encoding F0F1 ATP synthase subunit gamma, whose amino-acid sequence MAGSQRVYKQKIRATKTLEKVFRAMELIAASRIGKARQKAQGQDPYTLALIRSIATVATHASDLDHPLVTPRNDTNKVAILVVTSDRGMAGAYSSSVLREAEARLQSLRDEGKEPVLYVYGRRGESYFKFRKVEMERVWTGSSDNPSPETAQEIAEEMLERFLADAEDGGVAELHTVFTRFESMVKQVVQVRRMLPLEVVEAEGEEGDTEEYPLYEFEPSAKDVFDALLPMYVSQRIHAVLLMAAASELASRQQAMHAATDNAKELIEDYTRLANNARQAEITTEITELISGADALANS is encoded by the coding sequence ATGGCTGGTTCGCAGAGAGTATATAAGCAGAAGATCCGTGCAACGAAGACCCTGGAAAAGGTCTTCCGCGCCATGGAGCTCATCGCTGCTTCGAGGATCGGAAAGGCGCGCCAGAAAGCGCAGGGCCAGGACCCGTACACTCTCGCGCTGATCCGGTCGATCGCCACGGTCGCTACGCACGCGTCCGACCTTGATCACCCCCTCGTCACGCCCCGCAACGACACGAACAAGGTCGCAATCCTTGTCGTCACCTCCGACAGGGGCATGGCGGGCGCCTACTCCTCGTCGGTTCTCCGCGAGGCCGAGGCTCGCCTCCAGTCGCTCCGCGATGAAGGTAAGGAACCCGTTCTCTACGTCTACGGACGCAGGGGCGAGTCCTACTTCAAGTTCCGCAAGGTAGAGATGGAGAGGGTATGGACGGGTTCGTCCGACAACCCGTCTCCGGAGACCGCTCAGGAGATCGCCGAGGAGATGCTGGAGCGTTTCCTCGCAGACGCTGAGGACGGCGGTGTAGCTGAGCTACACACCGTGTTCACGCGCTTCGAGTCGATGGTCAAGCAGGTTGTCCAGGTACGCCGTATGCTTCCCCTCGAGGTCGTTGAGGCCGAGGGCGAGGAAGGCGACACGGAGGAGTACCCCCTGTACGAGTTCGAGCCGTCCGCCAAGGACGTGTTCGACGCCCTCCTTCCGATGTACGTCTCGCAGCGTATCCACGCCGTGTTGCTCATGGCGGCAGCTTCCGAGCTTGCCTCCCGTCAGCAGGCGATGCACGCGGCCACGGATAACGCGAAGGAACTCATCGAGGACTACACGCGACTGGCCAACAACGCTCGCCAGGCCGAGATCACCACAGAAATTACCGAGCTCATCTCCGGCGCTGACGCGCTGGCGAACTCCTGA
- a CDS encoding L-threonylcarbamoyladenylate synthase, which translates to MDIRDCTTDSGALDAASVAVSNGKLIVLPTDTVYGIGADAFNPAAVSNLLDAKGRGRQMPPPVLVGTKETAEALAESLPQAARDLIAEFWPGALTIIVKAQPSLAWDLGETAGTVALRMPDSETALALLQRTGPLAVSSANIHAQPAATTIDEATEMLGQSVALYLDGGKAGGGVASTIVDVTSEPARILRQGAIEREKIAALIELEELPGSTTDEPGSASDAASGVTEEAGSTASASAEGVSETADTDAQDPTAP; encoded by the coding sequence GTGGATATTCGTGACTGCACAACAGACTCAGGGGCCCTCGACGCCGCTTCGGTTGCCGTGTCGAACGGTAAGCTCATTGTCCTGCCGACCGACACGGTGTATGGAATCGGGGCGGACGCCTTCAACCCGGCAGCGGTGTCGAACCTTCTTGATGCGAAGGGCCGGGGACGTCAGATGCCGCCACCGGTTCTCGTAGGCACGAAGGAGACCGCCGAAGCCCTCGCGGAAAGCCTTCCCCAGGCCGCTCGCGACCTTATTGCGGAGTTCTGGCCGGGAGCGCTCACGATCATTGTGAAGGCTCAGCCTTCGCTTGCTTGGGACCTTGGTGAAACCGCCGGTACTGTTGCGCTTCGTATGCCGGACTCGGAAACGGCTCTTGCGCTCCTGCAACGGACCGGGCCCCTCGCAGTGTCCTCGGCCAACATTCACGCCCAGCCTGCGGCAACAACAATCGACGAAGCAACGGAGATGCTCGGCCAGTCCGTTGCGCTCTACCTGGACGGCGGCAAGGCCGGCGGGGGAGTGGCCTCTACGATCGTTGACGTGACAAGCGAACCTGCGCGGATTCTCCGCCAGGGCGCCATTGAACGCGAGAAGATCGCGGCCCTCATTGAGCTCGAGGAGCTTCCAGGCAGCACCACGGATGAACCCGGTAGCGCTTCCGACGCTGCCAGCGGCGTGACCGAGGAAGCGGGAAGCACGGCCTCTGCGTCTGCCGAGGGAGTTTCTGAGACTGCCGATACCGATGCTCAGGATCCCACCGCGCCGTGA
- the nucS gene encoding endonuclease NucS codes for MRVVFAECSVEYSGRLDAYLARAPRLIMMKADGSVLIHSDGGSYKPLNWMSAPCTLTEAEPSEEEAEIGVEQVWLVANAKTNDALNIKVFSIIEEMEYQLGEDPGLVKDGVEAHLQELLAEQVELVGPGTRLIRREFPTAIGPVDLMVKDRDGKHVAIEIKRRGEIDGVEQLTRYLELLNRDPLLAPVSGVFAAQEIKPQARVLAEDRGIRCLVLDYGAMKGTDNAEDRLF; via the coding sequence GTGCGTGTTGTCTTTGCAGAATGCTCCGTCGAATACTCCGGCCGGCTCGATGCCTATCTTGCTCGGGCCCCTCGGCTCATCATGATGAAGGCGGACGGTTCCGTTCTCATCCACTCCGACGGTGGCTCCTATAAGCCCCTGAACTGGATGAGTGCCCCGTGCACCCTGACGGAGGCTGAGCCATCCGAAGAAGAAGCCGAGATCGGAGTCGAGCAGGTCTGGCTTGTCGCCAACGCAAAAACGAATGATGCTCTCAACATCAAGGTCTTCAGCATCATCGAAGAGATGGAATACCAGCTGGGGGAGGACCCGGGCCTCGTGAAGGACGGCGTCGAAGCTCACCTGCAAGAGCTCCTTGCCGAACAGGTTGAGCTCGTTGGCCCCGGCACCCGCCTTATTCGGCGTGAGTTCCCCACCGCAATCGGACCGGTCGACCTCATGGTCAAGGACCGGGACGGTAAGCACGTGGCCATCGAGATCAAGCGCAGGGGCGAGATCGACGGCGTTGAGCAGCTTACCCGCTACCTCGAGCTCCTCAACCGCGATCCGCTTCTGGCACCCGTCTCGGGAGTCTTTGCTGCTCAGGAGATCAAGCCCCAGGCCCGGGTGCTGGCAGAGGACCGTGGGATCCGCTGCCTCGTCCTCGACTATGGCGCCATGAAGGGCACGGATAATGCGGAGGACAGGCTGTTCTAA
- a CDS encoding F0F1 ATP synthase subunit B has translation MNNSAEWFNWDPSLLVPASYDLIWGTVAFVIVAFVVYKKAWPTFIEMLDERREKIEDGLLAAERAREEIKAEREELADEVTAARKDAARIREDAQENAKAIVADARSKANVEAQRIVDSAHRQIEVDRAAAANSLRTDVGSLATNLAGRIVEANVADREISRQVVDRFLDELEATTPANTEA, from the coding sequence ATGAACAACAGCGCCGAGTGGTTCAACTGGGACCCCTCGCTGCTCGTTCCAGCCTCCTATGACCTCATCTGGGGCACGGTCGCATTCGTCATTGTTGCGTTCGTGGTCTACAAGAAGGCATGGCCGACCTTTATCGAGATGCTCGACGAGCGTCGTGAAAAGATCGAAGATGGGCTTCTGGCAGCCGAACGAGCACGAGAAGAAATCAAGGCAGAGCGCGAAGAGCTCGCCGATGAGGTGACGGCCGCCCGCAAGGACGCCGCCCGCATCCGCGAAGATGCTCAGGAGAACGCTAAGGCTATCGTCGCGGACGCGCGTTCCAAGGCGAATGTCGAGGCTCAGCGGATCGTCGATTCGGCACACCGTCAAATCGAGGTCGACCGCGCCGCTGCAGCGAACTCTCTCCGCACCGATGTCGGATCACTGGCCACCAACCTGGCCGGCCGCATCGTCGAGGCCAACGTTGCAGACCGCGAGATTTCTCGCCAGGTCGTCGACCGTTTCCTCGATGAGCTTGAAGCGACAACCCCCGCGAACACGGAGGCATAG
- a CDS encoding cell division protein DivIVA: MEDTQFPIVMRGYDRTQVDQKVHSLTSSLNETRSQVATLDSEVLKLSGELAEARRELAENDRPSYSGLGARVERLLRSTEEQSLDIVTRANADAEKTLNRATEQSNSMTEAAEKQAAELLATARRDAEDERKSATATASTELDNARVKVEEMVASAEREAHRLRTEAQNYTADLRSKTETEMRTLRTSTEDELARARSEQERNLAEELAAHREKIQSESSAHNERLANELTEHRDRIARESNDHEKRISQESADHRERLTAEAKESADKLASEEATQRELMNTMVSEAEQKAADAERRLSEAVSRAETLRSTSQSDASQRVAQATAEAEEILSDARSQAGAILSEARESARNERDSVKEHVAQLTAQRDSITSYLEDMRSLLSSDQQKMLTDLAGETEQE; this comes from the coding sequence ATGGAGGACACACAGTTTCCGATTGTCATGCGGGGCTACGATCGGACGCAGGTCGATCAGAAGGTGCACTCGCTGACCTCCTCACTCAACGAGACACGGTCCCAGGTGGCCACGCTCGACTCAGAGGTGCTCAAGCTATCCGGCGAGCTCGCCGAGGCGCGCCGTGAACTCGCTGAGAACGATAGACCGTCCTACTCGGGTCTCGGTGCTCGGGTGGAGCGCCTTCTGCGTTCCACGGAGGAACAATCCCTCGATATCGTCACCCGGGCCAATGCTGACGCCGAGAAAACCCTGAACCGAGCAACCGAGCAGTCAAACAGCATGACGGAGGCAGCCGAGAAGCAGGCCGCCGAATTGCTCGCCACCGCACGCCGGGATGCTGAGGATGAACGCAAGTCGGCTACAGCCACCGCGTCAACAGAGCTCGACAACGCCCGCGTCAAGGTCGAGGAAATGGTTGCATCAGCAGAGCGCGAAGCCCACAGGCTCCGCACCGAAGCGCAGAACTACACGGCCGATCTGCGCTCCAAGACCGAAACCGAGATGAGGACACTCCGCACCTCCACGGAGGACGAACTGGCTCGCGCCAGGTCCGAGCAGGAACGCAACCTCGCCGAGGAGCTTGCCGCACACCGCGAGAAGATCCAGTCCGAGTCTTCGGCGCACAACGAGCGCCTCGCAAACGAACTCACCGAGCACCGTGACCGAATTGCCCGCGAAAGCAACGACCACGAGAAGCGGATCTCCCAAGAGTCGGCCGACCACCGGGAACGCCTCACCGCCGAGGCAAAGGAATCTGCCGACAAGCTCGCCTCCGAGGAAGCAACCCAGCGGGAACTCATGAACACCATGGTGTCCGAGGCAGAGCAGAAGGCCGCCGACGCTGAAAGGCGCCTCTCAGAGGCCGTCAGCCGCGCTGAGACGCTCCGCTCCACGTCGCAGTCCGATGCTTCCCAGCGCGTTGCCCAGGCAACCGCAGAGGCCGAGGAAATCCTCTCCGACGCCAGGTCGCAGGCCGGCGCCATCCTCTCCGAGGCCCGCGAGTCCGCTCGCAACGAGCGTGACTCCGTCAAGGAGCACGTCGCGCAGCTCACCGCCCAGCGCGACTCCATCACGTCCTACCTGGAGGACATGAGGTCACTGCTCAGCTCGGACCAGCAGAAGATGCTGACCGATCTGGCGGGCGAGACCGAACAGGAATAG